A genome region from Pan troglodytes isolate AG18354 chromosome 3, NHGRI_mPanTro3-v2.0_pri, whole genome shotgun sequence includes the following:
- the PCDH7 gene encoding protocadherin-7 isoform X11, producing the protein MLRMRTAGWARGWCLGCCLLLPLSLSLAAAKQLLRYRLAEEGPADVRIGNVASDLGIVTGSGEVTFSLESGSEYLKIDNLTGELSTSERRIDREKLPQCQMIFDENECFLDFEVSVIGPSQSWVDLFEGRVIVLDINDNTPTFPSPVLTLTVEENRPVGTLYLLPTATDRDFGRNGIERYELLQEPGGGGSGGESRRAGAADSAPYPGGGGNGASGGGSGGSKRRLDASEGGGGTNPGGRSSVFELQVADTPDGEKQPQLIVKGALDREQRDSYELTLRVRDGGDPPRSSQAILRVLITDVNDNSPRFEKSVYEADLAENSAPGTPILQLRAADLDVGVNGQIEYVFGAATESVRRLLRLDETSGWLSVLHRIDREEVNQLRFTVMARDRGQPPKTDKATVVLNIKDENDNVPSIEIRKIGRIPLKDGVANVAEDVLVDTPIALVQVSDRDQGENGVVTCTVVGDVPFQLKPASDTEGDQNKKKYFLHTSTPLDYEATREFNVVIVAVDSGSPSLSSNNSLIVKVGDTNDNPPMFGQSVVEVYFPENNIPGERVATVLATDADSGKNAEIAYSLDSSVMGIFAIDPDSGDILVNTVLDREQTDRYEFKVNAKDKGIPVLQGSTTVIVQVADKNDNDPKFMQDVFTFYVKENLQPNSPVGMVTVMDADKGRNAEMSLYIEENNNIFSIENDTGTIYSTMSFDREHQTTYTFRVKAVDGGDPPRSATATVSLFVMDENDNAPTVTLPKNISYTLLPPSSNVRTVVATVLATDSDDGINADLNYSIVGGNPFKLFEIDPTSGVVSLVGKLTQKHYGLHRLVVQVNDSGQPSQSTTTLVHVFVNESVSNATVIDSQIARSLHTPLTQDIAGDPSYEISKQRLSIVIGVVAGIMTVILIILIVVMARYCRSKNKNGYEAGKKDHEDFFTPQQHDKSKKPKKDKKNKKSKQPLYSSIVTVEASKPNGQRYDSVNEKLSDSPSMGRYRSVNGGPGSPDLARHYKSSSPLPTVQLHPQSPTAGKKHQAVQDLPPANTFVGAGDNISIGSDHCSEYSCQTNNKYSKQVDTVQTMNPSGHIEESCKMNPFRRVTFSVVSQPQDPHQGSLQSCYDSGLEESETPSSKSSSGPRLGALPLPEDNYERTTPDGSVGNTHVMENLTEMFTGLTYI; encoded by the coding sequence ATGCTGAGGATGCGGACCGCGGGATGGGCGCGCGGCTGGTGCTTGGGCTGCTGCCTCCTCCTGCCGCTCTCGCTCAGCCTGGCGGCCGCCAAGCAGCTCCTCCGGTACCGGCTGGCCGAGGAGGGCCCCGCCGACGTCCGCATCGGCAACGTGGCTTCAGACCTGGGCATCGTGACCGGATCGGGTGAGGTGACTTTCAGCCTGGAGTCTGGCTCCGAGTACCTGAAGATCGACAACCTCACGGGCGAGCTGAGCACGAGCGAGCGGCGCATCGACCGCGAGAAGCTGCCCCAGTGTCAGATGATCTTCGACGAGAACGAGTGCTTCCTGGACTTCGAGGTGTCGGTGATCGGACCCTCGCAGAGCTGGGTGGACCTGTTTGAGGGTCGGGTCATCGTGCTTGACATCAACGACAACACGCCCACCTTCCCGTCGCCCGTGCTCACGCTCACGGTGGAGGAGAATCGGCCGGTGGGCACACTTTACCTGCTGCCCACAGCCACCGACCGCGACTTCGGCCGCAACGGCATCGAGCGCTACGAGCTGCTCCAGGAGCCCggaggcggcggcagcggcggcgagAGCCGGCGCGCCGGGGCGGCCGACAGCGCCCCCTACCCCGGGGGCGGCGGGAACGGCGCGAGCGGCGGCGGCTCGGGAGGCTCCAAGCGGCGGCTGGACGCATCAGAGGGCGGCGGCGGCACCAACCCCGGCGGCCGCAGCAGCGTGTTCGAGCTGCAGGTGGCGGACACCCCGGACGGCGAGAAGCAGCCGCAGCTGATCGTGAAGGGGGCGCTGGACCGCGAGCAGCGCGACTCCTACGAGCTGACCCTGCGAGTGCGCGACGGCGGCGACCCGCCTCGCTCCTCGCAGGCCATCCTACGGGTCCTCATCACCGACGTGAACGACAACAGCCCCCGCTTCGAGAAGAGCGTGTACGAGGCCGACTTGGCTGAGAACAGCGCCCCGGGGACCCCCATCCTGCAACTGCGCGCAGCCGACTTGGATGTGGGGGTCAACGGGCAGATCGAATACGTGTTCGGGGCGGCCACCGAGTCGGTGAGGCGGCTGCTGCGCCTTGACGAGACGTCCGGCTGGCTCAGCGTCCTGCACCGGATCGACCGCGAGGAGGTGAACCAGCTGCGCTTCACGGTCATGGCCCGCGACCGCGGGCAGCCCCCCAAGACCGACAAGGCCACCGTGGTCCTTAACATCAAAGACGAGAACGACAACGTGCCGTCCATTGAAATCCGCAAGATTGGGCGCATCCCCCTCAAGGACGGGGTGGCCAACGTGGCCGAGGACGTTCTGGTCGACACCCCCATCGCTCTGGTGCAGGTGTCCGACCGAGACCAAGGCGAGAACGGGGTGGTCACCTGCACCGTGGTGGGCGACGTGCCCTTCCAGCTCAAGCCAGCCAGCGACACCGAGGGCGACCAGAACAAGAAAAAGTACTTCTTGCACACCTCGACCCCTCTGGACTATGAGGCCACCCGGGAGTTCAACGTGGTCATCGTGGCGGTGGACTCAGGCAGCCCCAGCCTCTCGAGCAACAACTCCCTGATTGTCAAGGTGGGAGACACCAACGACAACCCGCCCATGTTCGGCCAGTCGGTGGTGGAGGTTTACTTCCCTGAGAACAACATCCCGGGCGAGAGGGTGGCCACGGTGCTGGCGACAGACGCAGACAGCGGTAAGAACGCCGAGATCGCCTACTCGCTGGACTCCTCTGTGATGGGGATCTTTGCCATCGATCCCGATTCTGGGGACATCCTGGTCAATACCGTGCTGGACCGCGAGCAGACTGACAGGTACGAGTTTAAAGTTAACGCCAAAGACAAAGGCATCCCCGTGCTGCAGGGCAGCACTACGGTGATTGTGCAGGTGGCTGATAAGAATGACAATGACCCTAAGTTTATGCAGGACGTCTTCACCTTTTATGTGAAAGAAAACTTGCAGCCCAACAGCCCTGTGGGGATGGTCACCGTGATGGATGCTGACAAGGGGCGGAATGCAGAGATGAGCCTGTACATAGAGGAGAACAATAACATTTTTTCTATTGAAAATGACACGGGGACCATTTACTCCACAATGTCTTTTGACCGGGAACATCAGACCACATACACTTTCAGAGTCAAGGCTGTGGATGGGGGAGATCCTCCCAGATCTGCCACAGCTACAGTCTCGCTTTTTGTGATGGATGAAAATGACAATGCTCCCACAGTTACCCTTCCCAAAAACATTTCCTACACTTTACTGCCACCTTCGAGTAATGTCAGGACAGTAGTAGCTACAGTGTTGGCAACAGACAGTGACGATGGCATCAATGCAGACCTGAACTACAGCATTGTGGGAGGAAATCCCTTCAAGCTGTTTGAAATTGATCCCACTAGTGGTGTGGTTTCCTTAGTGGGAAAACTCACCCAAAAGCATTATGGCTTGCACAGGTTGGTGGTGCAAGTGAATGACAGTGGGCAGCCTTCCCAGTCCACCACGACTCTGGTGCACGTGTTTGTCAATGAAAGTGTTTCTAATGCAACTGTGATTGACTCCCAGATAGCTAGAAGTTTGCACACCCCACTCACCCAGGATATAGCTGGTGACCCAAGCTATGAAATTAGCAAACAGAGACTCAGTATTGTCATTGGCGTGGTTGCTGGCATTATGACGGTGATTCTAATCATCTTAATTGTAGTGATGGCAAGGTACTGCAggtccaaaaataaaaatggctatGAAGCCGGCAAAAAAGATCACGAAGACTTTTTTACACCCCAACAGCATGACAAATCTAAAAAGCCTAAAAaggacaagaaaaacaaaaaatctaagCAGCCTCTCTACAGCAGCATTGTCACTGTGGAGGCTTCTAAGCCAAATGGACAGAGGTATGATAGTGTCAATGAGAAGCTGTCAGACAGCCCAAGCATGGGGCGATACAGATCCGTTAATGGTGGGCCCGGCAGTCCTGACCTGGCAAGGCATTACAAATCTAGTTCCCCATTGCCTACTGTTCAGCTTCATCCCCAGTCACCAACTGCAGGAAAAAAACACCAGGCCGTACAAGATCTACCACCAGCCAACACATTTGTGGGAGCAGGAGACAACATTTCAATTGGATCAGATCACTGCTCTGAGTACAGCTGTCAAACCAATAACAAGTACAGCAAACAG
- the PCDH7 gene encoding protocadherin-7 isoform X10 yields the protein MLRMRTAGWARGWCLGCCLLLPLSLSLAAAKQLLRYRLAEEGPADVRIGNVASDLGIVTGSGEVTFSLESGSEYLKIDNLTGELSTSERRIDREKLPQCQMIFDENECFLDFEVSVIGPSQSWVDLFEGRVIVLDINDNTPTFPSPVLTLTVEENRPVGTLYLLPTATDRDFGRNGIERYELLQEPGGGGSGGESRRAGAADSAPYPGGGGNGASGGGSGGSKRRLDASEGGGGTNPGGRSSVFELQVADTPDGEKQPQLIVKGALDREQRDSYELTLRVRDGGDPPRSSQAILRVLITDVNDNSPRFEKSVYEADLAENSAPGTPILQLRAADLDVGVNGQIEYVFGAATESVRRLLRLDETSGWLSVLHRIDREEVNQLRFTVMARDRGQPPKTDKATVVLNIKDENDNVPSIEIRKIGRIPLKDGVANVAEDVLVDTPIALVQVSDRDQGENGVVTCTVVGDVPFQLKPASDTEGDQNKKKYFLHTSTPLDYEATREFNVVIVAVDSGSPSLSSNNSLIVKVGDTNDNPPMFGQSVVEVYFPENNIPGERVATVLATDADSGKNAEIAYSLDSSVMGIFAIDPDSGDILVNTVLDREQTDRYEFKVNAKDKGIPVLQGSTTVIVQVADKNDNDPKFMQDVFTFYVKENLQPNSPVGMVTVMDADKGRNAEMSLYIEENNNIFSIENDTGTIYSTMSFDREHQTTYTFRVKAVDGGDPPRSATATVSLFVMDENDNAPTVTLPKNISYTLLPPSSNVRTVVATVLATDSDDGINADLNYSIVGGNPFKLFEIDPTSGVVSLVGKLTQKHYGLHRLVVQVNDSGQPSQSTTTLVHVFVNESVSNATVIDSQIARSLHTPLTQDIAGDPSYEISKQRLSIVIGVVAGIMTVILIILIVVMARYCRSKNKNGYEAGKKDHEDFFTPQQHDKSKKPKKDKKNKKSKQPLYSSIVTVEASKPNGQRYDSVNEKLSDSPSMGRYRSVNGGPGSPDLARHYKSSSPLPTVQLHPQSPTAGKKHQAVQDLPPANTFVGAGDNISIGSDHCSEYSCQTNNKYSKQVDTVQTMNPSGHIEESCKMNPFRRVTFSVVSQPQDPHQGSLQSCYDSGLEESETPSSKSSSGPRLGALPLPEDNYERTTPDGSVGEAEHMENGNTHVMENLTEMFTGLTYI from the coding sequence ATGCTGAGGATGCGGACCGCGGGATGGGCGCGCGGCTGGTGCTTGGGCTGCTGCCTCCTCCTGCCGCTCTCGCTCAGCCTGGCGGCCGCCAAGCAGCTCCTCCGGTACCGGCTGGCCGAGGAGGGCCCCGCCGACGTCCGCATCGGCAACGTGGCTTCAGACCTGGGCATCGTGACCGGATCGGGTGAGGTGACTTTCAGCCTGGAGTCTGGCTCCGAGTACCTGAAGATCGACAACCTCACGGGCGAGCTGAGCACGAGCGAGCGGCGCATCGACCGCGAGAAGCTGCCCCAGTGTCAGATGATCTTCGACGAGAACGAGTGCTTCCTGGACTTCGAGGTGTCGGTGATCGGACCCTCGCAGAGCTGGGTGGACCTGTTTGAGGGTCGGGTCATCGTGCTTGACATCAACGACAACACGCCCACCTTCCCGTCGCCCGTGCTCACGCTCACGGTGGAGGAGAATCGGCCGGTGGGCACACTTTACCTGCTGCCCACAGCCACCGACCGCGACTTCGGCCGCAACGGCATCGAGCGCTACGAGCTGCTCCAGGAGCCCggaggcggcggcagcggcggcgagAGCCGGCGCGCCGGGGCGGCCGACAGCGCCCCCTACCCCGGGGGCGGCGGGAACGGCGCGAGCGGCGGCGGCTCGGGAGGCTCCAAGCGGCGGCTGGACGCATCAGAGGGCGGCGGCGGCACCAACCCCGGCGGCCGCAGCAGCGTGTTCGAGCTGCAGGTGGCGGACACCCCGGACGGCGAGAAGCAGCCGCAGCTGATCGTGAAGGGGGCGCTGGACCGCGAGCAGCGCGACTCCTACGAGCTGACCCTGCGAGTGCGCGACGGCGGCGACCCGCCTCGCTCCTCGCAGGCCATCCTACGGGTCCTCATCACCGACGTGAACGACAACAGCCCCCGCTTCGAGAAGAGCGTGTACGAGGCCGACTTGGCTGAGAACAGCGCCCCGGGGACCCCCATCCTGCAACTGCGCGCAGCCGACTTGGATGTGGGGGTCAACGGGCAGATCGAATACGTGTTCGGGGCGGCCACCGAGTCGGTGAGGCGGCTGCTGCGCCTTGACGAGACGTCCGGCTGGCTCAGCGTCCTGCACCGGATCGACCGCGAGGAGGTGAACCAGCTGCGCTTCACGGTCATGGCCCGCGACCGCGGGCAGCCCCCCAAGACCGACAAGGCCACCGTGGTCCTTAACATCAAAGACGAGAACGACAACGTGCCGTCCATTGAAATCCGCAAGATTGGGCGCATCCCCCTCAAGGACGGGGTGGCCAACGTGGCCGAGGACGTTCTGGTCGACACCCCCATCGCTCTGGTGCAGGTGTCCGACCGAGACCAAGGCGAGAACGGGGTGGTCACCTGCACCGTGGTGGGCGACGTGCCCTTCCAGCTCAAGCCAGCCAGCGACACCGAGGGCGACCAGAACAAGAAAAAGTACTTCTTGCACACCTCGACCCCTCTGGACTATGAGGCCACCCGGGAGTTCAACGTGGTCATCGTGGCGGTGGACTCAGGCAGCCCCAGCCTCTCGAGCAACAACTCCCTGATTGTCAAGGTGGGAGACACCAACGACAACCCGCCCATGTTCGGCCAGTCGGTGGTGGAGGTTTACTTCCCTGAGAACAACATCCCGGGCGAGAGGGTGGCCACGGTGCTGGCGACAGACGCAGACAGCGGTAAGAACGCCGAGATCGCCTACTCGCTGGACTCCTCTGTGATGGGGATCTTTGCCATCGATCCCGATTCTGGGGACATCCTGGTCAATACCGTGCTGGACCGCGAGCAGACTGACAGGTACGAGTTTAAAGTTAACGCCAAAGACAAAGGCATCCCCGTGCTGCAGGGCAGCACTACGGTGATTGTGCAGGTGGCTGATAAGAATGACAATGACCCTAAGTTTATGCAGGACGTCTTCACCTTTTATGTGAAAGAAAACTTGCAGCCCAACAGCCCTGTGGGGATGGTCACCGTGATGGATGCTGACAAGGGGCGGAATGCAGAGATGAGCCTGTACATAGAGGAGAACAATAACATTTTTTCTATTGAAAATGACACGGGGACCATTTACTCCACAATGTCTTTTGACCGGGAACATCAGACCACATACACTTTCAGAGTCAAGGCTGTGGATGGGGGAGATCCTCCCAGATCTGCCACAGCTACAGTCTCGCTTTTTGTGATGGATGAAAATGACAATGCTCCCACAGTTACCCTTCCCAAAAACATTTCCTACACTTTACTGCCACCTTCGAGTAATGTCAGGACAGTAGTAGCTACAGTGTTGGCAACAGACAGTGACGATGGCATCAATGCAGACCTGAACTACAGCATTGTGGGAGGAAATCCCTTCAAGCTGTTTGAAATTGATCCCACTAGTGGTGTGGTTTCCTTAGTGGGAAAACTCACCCAAAAGCATTATGGCTTGCACAGGTTGGTGGTGCAAGTGAATGACAGTGGGCAGCCTTCCCAGTCCACCACGACTCTGGTGCACGTGTTTGTCAATGAAAGTGTTTCTAATGCAACTGTGATTGACTCCCAGATAGCTAGAAGTTTGCACACCCCACTCACCCAGGATATAGCTGGTGACCCAAGCTATGAAATTAGCAAACAGAGACTCAGTATTGTCATTGGCGTGGTTGCTGGCATTATGACGGTGATTCTAATCATCTTAATTGTAGTGATGGCAAGGTACTGCAggtccaaaaataaaaatggctatGAAGCCGGCAAAAAAGATCACGAAGACTTTTTTACACCCCAACAGCATGACAAATCTAAAAAGCCTAAAAaggacaagaaaaacaaaaaatctaagCAGCCTCTCTACAGCAGCATTGTCACTGTGGAGGCTTCTAAGCCAAATGGACAGAGGTATGATAGTGTCAATGAGAAGCTGTCAGACAGCCCAAGCATGGGGCGATACAGATCCGTTAATGGTGGGCCCGGCAGTCCTGACCTGGCAAGGCATTACAAATCTAGTTCCCCATTGCCTACTGTTCAGCTTCATCCCCAGTCACCAACTGCAGGAAAAAAACACCAGGCCGTACAAGATCTACCACCAGCCAACACATTTGTGGGAGCAGGAGACAACATTTCAATTGGATCAGATCACTGCTCTGAGTACAGCTGTCAAACCAATAACAAGTACAGCAAACAG
- the PCDH7 gene encoding protocadherin-7 isoform X9 — MLRMRTAGWARGWCLGCCLLLPLSLSLAAAKQLLRYRLAEEGPADVRIGNVASDLGIVTGSGEVTFSLESGSEYLKIDNLTGELSTSERRIDREKLPQCQMIFDENECFLDFEVSVIGPSQSWVDLFEGRVIVLDINDNTPTFPSPVLTLTVEENRPVGTLYLLPTATDRDFGRNGIERYELLQEPGGGGSGGESRRAGAADSAPYPGGGGNGASGGGSGGSKRRLDASEGGGGTNPGGRSSVFELQVADTPDGEKQPQLIVKGALDREQRDSYELTLRVRDGGDPPRSSQAILRVLITDVNDNSPRFEKSVYEADLAENSAPGTPILQLRAADLDVGVNGQIEYVFGAATESVRRLLRLDETSGWLSVLHRIDREEVNQLRFTVMARDRGQPPKTDKATVVLNIKDENDNVPSIEIRKIGRIPLKDGVANVAEDVLVDTPIALVQVSDRDQGENGVVTCTVVGDVPFQLKPASDTEGDQNKKKYFLHTSTPLDYEATREFNVVIVAVDSGSPSLSSNNSLIVKVGDTNDNPPMFGQSVVEVYFPENNIPGERVATVLATDADSGKNAEIAYSLDSSVMGIFAIDPDSGDILVNTVLDREQTDRYEFKVNAKDKGIPVLQGSTTVIVQVADKNDNDPKFMQDVFTFYVKENLQPNSPVGMVTVMDADKGRNAEMSLYIEENNNIFSIENDTGTIYSTMSFDREHQTTYTFRVKAVDGGDPPRSATATVSLFVMDENDNAPTVTLPKNISYTLLPPSSNVRTVVATVLATDSDDGINADLNYSIVGGNPFKLFEIDPTSGVVSLVGKLTQKHYGLHRLVVQVNDSGQPSQSTTTLVHVFVNESVSNATVIDSQIARSLHTPLTQDIAGDPSYEISKQRLSIVIGVVAGIMTVILIILIVVMARYCRSKNKNGYEAGKKDHEDFFTPQQHDKSKKPKKDKKNKKSKQPLYSSIVTVEASKPNGQRYDSVNEKLSDSPSMGRYRSVNGGPGSPDLARHYKSSSPLPTVQLHPQSPTAGKKHQAVQDLPPANTFVGAGDNISIGSDHCSEYSCQTNNKYSKQVDTVQTMNPSGHIEESCKMNPFRRVTFSVVSQPQDPHQGSLQSCYDSGLEESETPSSKSSSGPRLGALPLPEDNYERTTPDGSVGNTHVMENLTGELVNKIESILRKSSKKRLLILF, encoded by the coding sequence ATGCTGAGGATGCGGACCGCGGGATGGGCGCGCGGCTGGTGCTTGGGCTGCTGCCTCCTCCTGCCGCTCTCGCTCAGCCTGGCGGCCGCCAAGCAGCTCCTCCGGTACCGGCTGGCCGAGGAGGGCCCCGCCGACGTCCGCATCGGCAACGTGGCTTCAGACCTGGGCATCGTGACCGGATCGGGTGAGGTGACTTTCAGCCTGGAGTCTGGCTCCGAGTACCTGAAGATCGACAACCTCACGGGCGAGCTGAGCACGAGCGAGCGGCGCATCGACCGCGAGAAGCTGCCCCAGTGTCAGATGATCTTCGACGAGAACGAGTGCTTCCTGGACTTCGAGGTGTCGGTGATCGGACCCTCGCAGAGCTGGGTGGACCTGTTTGAGGGTCGGGTCATCGTGCTTGACATCAACGACAACACGCCCACCTTCCCGTCGCCCGTGCTCACGCTCACGGTGGAGGAGAATCGGCCGGTGGGCACACTTTACCTGCTGCCCACAGCCACCGACCGCGACTTCGGCCGCAACGGCATCGAGCGCTACGAGCTGCTCCAGGAGCCCggaggcggcggcagcggcggcgagAGCCGGCGCGCCGGGGCGGCCGACAGCGCCCCCTACCCCGGGGGCGGCGGGAACGGCGCGAGCGGCGGCGGCTCGGGAGGCTCCAAGCGGCGGCTGGACGCATCAGAGGGCGGCGGCGGCACCAACCCCGGCGGCCGCAGCAGCGTGTTCGAGCTGCAGGTGGCGGACACCCCGGACGGCGAGAAGCAGCCGCAGCTGATCGTGAAGGGGGCGCTGGACCGCGAGCAGCGCGACTCCTACGAGCTGACCCTGCGAGTGCGCGACGGCGGCGACCCGCCTCGCTCCTCGCAGGCCATCCTACGGGTCCTCATCACCGACGTGAACGACAACAGCCCCCGCTTCGAGAAGAGCGTGTACGAGGCCGACTTGGCTGAGAACAGCGCCCCGGGGACCCCCATCCTGCAACTGCGCGCAGCCGACTTGGATGTGGGGGTCAACGGGCAGATCGAATACGTGTTCGGGGCGGCCACCGAGTCGGTGAGGCGGCTGCTGCGCCTTGACGAGACGTCCGGCTGGCTCAGCGTCCTGCACCGGATCGACCGCGAGGAGGTGAACCAGCTGCGCTTCACGGTCATGGCCCGCGACCGCGGGCAGCCCCCCAAGACCGACAAGGCCACCGTGGTCCTTAACATCAAAGACGAGAACGACAACGTGCCGTCCATTGAAATCCGCAAGATTGGGCGCATCCCCCTCAAGGACGGGGTGGCCAACGTGGCCGAGGACGTTCTGGTCGACACCCCCATCGCTCTGGTGCAGGTGTCCGACCGAGACCAAGGCGAGAACGGGGTGGTCACCTGCACCGTGGTGGGCGACGTGCCCTTCCAGCTCAAGCCAGCCAGCGACACCGAGGGCGACCAGAACAAGAAAAAGTACTTCTTGCACACCTCGACCCCTCTGGACTATGAGGCCACCCGGGAGTTCAACGTGGTCATCGTGGCGGTGGACTCAGGCAGCCCCAGCCTCTCGAGCAACAACTCCCTGATTGTCAAGGTGGGAGACACCAACGACAACCCGCCCATGTTCGGCCAGTCGGTGGTGGAGGTTTACTTCCCTGAGAACAACATCCCGGGCGAGAGGGTGGCCACGGTGCTGGCGACAGACGCAGACAGCGGTAAGAACGCCGAGATCGCCTACTCGCTGGACTCCTCTGTGATGGGGATCTTTGCCATCGATCCCGATTCTGGGGACATCCTGGTCAATACCGTGCTGGACCGCGAGCAGACTGACAGGTACGAGTTTAAAGTTAACGCCAAAGACAAAGGCATCCCCGTGCTGCAGGGCAGCACTACGGTGATTGTGCAGGTGGCTGATAAGAATGACAATGACCCTAAGTTTATGCAGGACGTCTTCACCTTTTATGTGAAAGAAAACTTGCAGCCCAACAGCCCTGTGGGGATGGTCACCGTGATGGATGCTGACAAGGGGCGGAATGCAGAGATGAGCCTGTACATAGAGGAGAACAATAACATTTTTTCTATTGAAAATGACACGGGGACCATTTACTCCACAATGTCTTTTGACCGGGAACATCAGACCACATACACTTTCAGAGTCAAGGCTGTGGATGGGGGAGATCCTCCCAGATCTGCCACAGCTACAGTCTCGCTTTTTGTGATGGATGAAAATGACAATGCTCCCACAGTTACCCTTCCCAAAAACATTTCCTACACTTTACTGCCACCTTCGAGTAATGTCAGGACAGTAGTAGCTACAGTGTTGGCAACAGACAGTGACGATGGCATCAATGCAGACCTGAACTACAGCATTGTGGGAGGAAATCCCTTCAAGCTGTTTGAAATTGATCCCACTAGTGGTGTGGTTTCCTTAGTGGGAAAACTCACCCAAAAGCATTATGGCTTGCACAGGTTGGTGGTGCAAGTGAATGACAGTGGGCAGCCTTCCCAGTCCACCACGACTCTGGTGCACGTGTTTGTCAATGAAAGTGTTTCTAATGCAACTGTGATTGACTCCCAGATAGCTAGAAGTTTGCACACCCCACTCACCCAGGATATAGCTGGTGACCCAAGCTATGAAATTAGCAAACAGAGACTCAGTATTGTCATTGGCGTGGTTGCTGGCATTATGACGGTGATTCTAATCATCTTAATTGTAGTGATGGCAAGGTACTGCAggtccaaaaataaaaatggctatGAAGCCGGCAAAAAAGATCACGAAGACTTTTTTACACCCCAACAGCATGACAAATCTAAAAAGCCTAAAAaggacaagaaaaacaaaaaatctaagCAGCCTCTCTACAGCAGCATTGTCACTGTGGAGGCTTCTAAGCCAAATGGACAGAGGTATGATAGTGTCAATGAGAAGCTGTCAGACAGCCCAAGCATGGGGCGATACAGATCCGTTAATGGTGGGCCCGGCAGTCCTGACCTGGCAAGGCATTACAAATCTAGTTCCCCATTGCCTACTGTTCAGCTTCATCCCCAGTCACCAACTGCAGGAAAAAAACACCAGGCCGTACAAGATCTACCACCAGCCAACACATTTGTGGGAGCAGGAGACAACATTTCAATTGGATCAGATCACTGCTCTGAGTACAGCTGTCAAACCAATAACAAGTACAGCAAACAG